A region of Sulfurovum sp. DNA encodes the following proteins:
- a CDS encoding adenosylmethionine--8-amino-7-oxononanoate transaminase, whose product MMQRDLEVIWHPCTQMKDHETLPLIPIKSGRGVYLYDFEGNSYIDAISSWWVNLFGHANPAINTKVKKQLDTLEHVLLAGFTHEPAVELAHRLVSITPHGLKKVFYVDNGSSAVEAALKMSYHYHRNKGRSKSLFLSLTNSYHGETIGALSVGDVALYKETYEPLLIANKQVPVPKNQSQEAAAEALEVLQWVLQTQGEEVAALIVEPLIQGAGGMHMYHPDYLVGAWELTQKYDVHLIADEIMTGFGRTGKMFACEHADISPDFMTLSKGLTGGYLPLSVVMTTNEVYGAFYCDYNEHKAFLHSHSYTGNPLACGAALATLDIFEEEDVLCQNRKKSAYIAQKLKHFHSLKYVKEIRQQGMIVAVELKEYDPKVRIGLKIYRYGLENGVLLRPLGNVIYFMPPYIITEQEIDKMLDVAFEGIRKLDMKVKI is encoded by the coding sequence ATGATGCAACGTGACCTAGAGGTGATATGGCACCCCTGCACACAGATGAAAGATCATGAAACCTTACCCTTGATTCCTATAAAATCAGGTAGAGGTGTCTACCTTTATGATTTTGAAGGCAATAGTTATATTGATGCTATTAGTTCTTGGTGGGTTAATCTATTTGGGCATGCTAACCCTGCAATCAATACAAAAGTGAAGAAGCAACTAGATACACTTGAACATGTACTTTTGGCTGGTTTTACGCATGAGCCAGCAGTAGAGCTTGCACATAGATTGGTTAGCATTACACCTCATGGATTAAAGAAAGTTTTTTATGTTGACAATGGCTCAAGTGCAGTTGAGGCAGCACTAAAGATGAGCTATCACTACCATCGTAATAAAGGTAGATCTAAATCACTTTTTTTATCGTTGACAAATTCCTATCATGGTGAGACCATTGGAGCACTCTCCGTTGGAGATGTGGCACTTTATAAAGAGACATATGAGCCACTCCTTATTGCCAATAAACAGGTACCAGTACCTAAAAATCAAAGCCAAGAGGCAGCAGCTGAAGCACTAGAGGTGCTTCAGTGGGTACTACAAACACAGGGAGAAGAGGTTGCTGCTTTGATTGTGGAGCCACTGATACAAGGTGCAGGTGGTATGCATATGTATCATCCCGACTATCTTGTAGGAGCATGGGAGTTGACACAAAAGTATGATGTTCATCTGATTGCAGATGAGATTATGACTGGTTTTGGACGTACGGGAAAAATGTTTGCTTGCGAACATGCAGATATATCGCCTGATTTTATGACACTCTCAAAAGGGCTGACAGGTGGCTATTTACCACTCTCTGTTGTTATGACAACCAATGAGGTTTATGGGGCATTCTATTGTGACTACAATGAACACAAAGCATTTCTTCATTCTCATAGCTATACAGGAAATCCTTTGGCATGCGGTGCAGCATTGGCAACACTTGATATTTTTGAAGAAGAAGATGTCTTATGTCAAAATAGAAAAAAAAGTGCCTATATTGCCCAAAAGTTAAAGCATTTTCACTCATTGAAGTACGTCAAAGAAATTAGACAACAGGGAATGATTGTTGCGGTTGAATTAAAAGAGTATGACCCCAAAGTACGTATTGGGTTAAAAATATATCGTTATGGGTTGGAAAATGGGGTTTTATTAAGACCACTTGGGAATGTGATTTATTTCATGCCCCCCTATATCATTACAGAGCAGGAGATTGACAAGATGCTAGATGTAGCATTTGAGGGAATCAGAAAGTTAGACATGAAAGTAAAGATATAA
- the ftsA gene encoding cell division protein FtsA, with protein MSDTILAIDIGSTKICAIIAEIKDEGVQVLGHGVSKSRGVKKGAITNIEMASKSIKKAISNAKRIAGNNITSAIVSISNAYAKSLNSTGIVNIAHKDISIKEINRVLQTALYNAKIPNEYEVIHVLPYNFRVDDQGFVEDPFGMNASRMEVDANIIITQKSNLSNLKKAVRSAGIEIDNIVLSGYASTIAVMDRDEKELGAAIIDLGGQTSNLVVHVGNSIRYNDFLGVGSNHITNDLSMALHTPLQVAEEVKIQYGDLSETSNEVIEFPIIGEEEENRNDVSLEIVRSVIFARVEEALMILDKLLEKSTLKEQIGAGVILTGGMTKLKGIRELAQSVFTSLPVRIAKPRELEGLFGELRNPSYATVVGLLLYKAGEYTQYEINFNQEMLHSKTFTRTDNNLEDIKLEHTQQEPQTETLLSEEEKSEVETTVIFDDLPNSNAQKNNPVERFFNWTKQLF; from the coding sequence TTGAGTGATACGATTTTAGCCATAGACATTGGCTCCACAAAAATTTGTGCCATTATAGCTGAAATAAAAGATGAAGGAGTGCAGGTACTTGGTCATGGTGTCTCTAAGTCACGAGGTGTCAAAAAAGGTGCTATCACCAACATAGAGATGGCTTCTAAGTCTATCAAAAAAGCTATTAGTAATGCCAAACGTATTGCGGGAAACAATATTACCTCTGCGATTGTTTCTATTTCAAATGCTTATGCCAAAAGTCTTAACTCCACTGGTATTGTTAATATTGCACATAAAGATATCTCTATTAAGGAGATTAATCGTGTCCTTCAAACAGCACTTTACAATGCTAAAATTCCCAATGAATATGAAGTAATCCATGTACTTCCCTATAACTTTAGAGTAGATGATCAAGGTTTCGTCGAAGATCCATTTGGAATGAATGCTAGTCGCATGGAGGTTGATGCCAATATCATCATAACACAAAAATCCAATCTCTCCAATCTTAAAAAAGCAGTACGTTCTGCTGGTATAGAGATTGACAACATTGTCCTAAGTGGTTATGCCTCAACAATAGCCGTTATGGACAGAGATGAAAAGGAGCTTGGTGCTGCAATCATTGACCTTGGTGGACAAACAAGTAATCTTGTCGTTCATGTAGGTAACTCCATTCGTTACAATGATTTTCTTGGTGTTGGATCTAATCATATCACAAACGATCTCTCCATGGCACTTCATACACCACTTCAGGTAGCAGAGGAGGTTAAAATACAGTATGGAGATCTTTCTGAAACAAGCAATGAAGTAATTGAATTTCCTATTATTGGAGAGGAAGAAGAGAATCGAAATGATGTCTCTCTTGAGATTGTACGTTCTGTTATCTTTGCCCGTGTTGAAGAGGCACTAATGATTCTTGACAAATTACTAGAAAAATCCACACTCAAAGAACAGATTGGTGCAGGTGTTATTTTGACTGGGGGGATGACAAAACTTAAAGGTATTAGAGAACTTGCGCAGTCAGTTTTCACTTCCTTGCCAGTAAGGATTGCAAAACCACGAGAGTTGGAAGGTCTCTTTGGCGAATTAAGAAACCCTTCTTATGCTACTGTCGTTGGTCTTCTTCTATACAAAGCTGGAGAGTATACTCAGTATGAAATTAATTTTAACCAAGAGATGCTTCATTCCAAAACATTTACCCGTACTGATAATAATTTGGAAGATATAAAACTTGAACACACACAACAGGAGCCACAAACTGAAACACTACTTTCAGAAGAGGAAAAAAGTGAGGTGGAAACAACTGTTATATTTGATGATTTACCTAATTCAAACGCACAAAAGAATAATCCTGTTGAAAGGTTTTTTAATTGGACAAAACAGCTCTTTTAG
- the ftsZ gene encoding cell division protein FtsZ, with protein MKEFEIDIVEKKYHTDGAKIKAIGVGGGGGNMIDHMIQEGVDGIDLIVANTDAQALESSLAPYKMQLGISATRGLGAGMVPEKGREAALESFEEIKSMVKGADIVFISAGLGGGTGTGAAPIIAQAAKEVGALTVSIVTSPFRFEGRKRTKLAKEGLEELKLESDSIIVIPNERLLSIVEKNLGIKESFRLVDDILAQAVGGISKVILSHGENDINLDFADVETVMSHRGLALMGTGHSRGTNAAYDAVKAAIESPLLDNVSIDGAMGVLVHFDIHPDYPIMEIGESMGIVEESVDGDASVIFGTTTNSDMEIDEVKITIIATGFEDKSTISELPPKTKTQETLLNSTNTINTINTRKVVGGYDGSQEDIIDIPTFMRKQMD; from the coding sequence ATGAAAGAATTTGAAATTGATATTGTTGAAAAAAAGTATCATACCGATGGTGCAAAAATAAAAGCAATTGGTGTTGGTGGTGGTGGTGGGAACATGATTGACCATATGATCCAAGAGGGGGTTGATGGTATTGATCTTATCGTTGCCAATACAGATGCTCAGGCACTTGAAAGTTCACTGGCACCATACAAAATGCAACTTGGGATCAGTGCTACTCGAGGTTTGGGAGCAGGTATGGTTCCAGAAAAAGGTCGTGAAGCAGCATTAGAGAGTTTTGAAGAAATTAAATCCATGGTTAAAGGTGCTGATATTGTCTTTATCTCTGCTGGTCTTGGTGGAGGAACAGGTACGGGTGCTGCGCCAATCATTGCGCAAGCAGCCAAAGAGGTGGGTGCATTGACTGTCTCTATTGTAACAAGTCCATTTAGATTTGAAGGACGCAAGAGAACTAAACTTGCAAAAGAAGGTCTTGAAGAACTCAAACTTGAAAGTGACTCCATTATTGTCATACCTAATGAAAGACTCCTTTCAATTGTTGAAAAAAATCTTGGTATTAAAGAAAGCTTTAGACTAGTCGATGATATCCTAGCACAGGCAGTTGGGGGTATCTCAAAAGTGATTCTCTCACATGGAGAAAATGATATCAATCTTGACTTTGCCGATGTTGAAACAGTTATGAGTCACAGAGGACTCGCACTTATGGGTACAGGTCACAGCCGTGGCACAAATGCTGCTTATGATGCAGTTAAAGCTGCCATTGAGTCTCCACTGCTTGATAATGTCAGTATTGATGGTGCAATGGGTGTATTGGTACACTTTGATATTCATCCTGATTACCCTATTATGGAAATTGGTGAATCAATGGGTATCGTTGAAGAGAGTGTAGATGGAGATGCATCGGTTATCTTTGGTACAACGACCAATTCAGATATGGAAATCGATGAAGTGAAGATTACAATTATTGCAACAGGCTTTGAAGACAAGAGTACCATTTCTGAACTACCGCCTAAAACCAAAACACAAGAGACACTCTTAAATAGTACCAATACAATTAATACAATCAACACTCGTAAAGTAGTCGGTGGATATGATGGTAGTCAAGAAGACATTATTGATATTCCTACTTTTATGAGAAAACAAATGGACTAA
- a CDS encoding fibrobacter succinogenes major paralogous domain-containing protein: protein MFKTSFTGLAALGLLVVSTTAYGLTNRTGGPSYKNVVDSTHISGDYDIPVLGGSAETHIRTLMDLNETDRVDELLTSCLEGKVKIEFMNHEYGCVVSPAGRVWLDRNTGASRVAQELRDSRAWGGFFQWGRVPDGHEYGGSLYQKNRSRNTPTSPYPGAWFGAPQHMLYDFDLNDWSDDDPDGQKRQAYWSTLDGTAVCPAGFRVPTIREWDVESKIWGEDSESDWHNWGIERAFNSNFKLPLPGFLLPSKEHVKYHIDKIWKYRTESYTVNHDAFYWASDPGTNELYEDTAKALYFYWNENPEHGETAAIKRTTEFNRVKGGSVRCIMDESIATPDINGSAEDTSTSN from the coding sequence ATGTTCAAAACATCTTTTACGGGCTTAGCGGCCTTAGGACTTTTAGTAGTCAGTACAACAGCGTATGGATTGACCAATCGTACTGGTGGTCCTAGTTATAAAAATGTAGTTGATAGTACCCATATCTCTGGTGACTATGATATACCAGTACTTGGAGGTTCTGCGGAAACTCATATACGTACATTGATGGATCTAAATGAAACAGACAGAGTAGACGAATTACTTACTTCATGTTTAGAAGGAAAGGTAAAAATTGAATTTATGAACCATGAGTATGGTTGTGTAGTGAGTCCAGCAGGTAGAGTATGGCTAGACAGAAACACAGGTGCTTCTAGAGTTGCTCAAGAACTGAGAGACTCAAGAGCGTGGGGTGGTTTTTTCCAATGGGGAAGAGTACCAGACGGACATGAGTATGGTGGATCACTCTATCAAAAAAATAGATCAAGAAATACACCAACATCACCATACCCTGGAGCTTGGTTTGGAGCTCCACAACACATGCTGTATGATTTTGATCTAAACGATTGGTCAGATGATGATCCTGATGGTCAAAAAAGGCAAGCTTACTGGTCAACTCTAGACGGTACGGCTGTATGTCCTGCAGGATTTAGAGTGCCAACTATAAGAGAGTGGGATGTAGAATCAAAGATATGGGGTGAAGATAGCGAATCTGATTGGCATAATTGGGGAATAGAGAGAGCATTTAACTCTAACTTTAAGCTTCCATTACCAGGATTCTTGTTGCCTTCCAAAGAGCATGTAAAGTATCATATAGATAAGATATGGAAATACCGAACAGAATCATATACTGTGAATCATGATGCTTTTTATTGGGCTTCTGATCCTGGCACTAACGAGCTGTACGAAGATACTGCAAAGGCACTATATTTTTATTGGAATGAAAACCCTGAACATGGTGAAACAGCAGCAATTAAGAGAACTACAGAGTTTAACCGTGTAAAGGGTGGATCTGTACGCTGTATTATGGATGAGTCAATTGCTACTCCAGATATAAATGGATCTGCAGAAGATACAAGTACATCAAACTAA
- a CDS encoding peptidylprolyl isomerase: MISWMQKHNKYLVWTIWVSTIAFIGAGFVGWGSYDFSTKAGNIAKVGDIEIKQSRFNVTYNNLYDRYNQKFKGEFDNKKAKELGLLRQAFSSVEVQAKLLNYAKDIGLIASDEEVARTLGSIKGFQKDGKFDRSIYDMYLKSKRLKAKVFEEILQDEIIITKLFSLLSVGSLPLEEKAIGAAMSMADKIEYRVLTEDDVNPKIDRKKLKTFWEKNKEQFMTPKRYGLQIVWIKSNNTKVTDDELKHFYETNSFSYTDKKGKQLLFKDAKNKVLKDLKLKKTKKIAQKAYIAFKKGKRQSSEEITLSLNDPKLSRVLWETIQQKQKGDILKPKVVNDRYATVKITAITEPKIMTFKEAESAVTKFYRKLIKKEALLSLAQTTLKTLKKSNGKVSGFINLNKFDNLKKLNSQESLQFLQRLFTSSQKKGTISVSNKIIVYNIIAQKYLPIDKKQDQVIKDTVAMVKQKIFKSNLIKILDTKYPTKVYMGGLTN; the protein is encoded by the coding sequence ATGATTAGTTGGATGCAAAAACATAATAAATACCTTGTATGGACCATTTGGGTCTCAACCATCGCATTCATTGGTGCTGGTTTTGTAGGCTGGGGAAGCTACGATTTTAGCACAAAAGCAGGAAATATAGCAAAGGTTGGAGATATTGAGATTAAACAATCTAGATTTAACGTAACTTACAATAATCTTTATGACCGATACAATCAAAAATTCAAAGGAGAGTTTGATAATAAAAAAGCTAAAGAACTTGGGCTTTTACGGCAGGCATTCTCTAGTGTTGAAGTGCAGGCAAAACTACTTAACTATGCAAAGGATATAGGACTTATTGCCTCTGATGAAGAGGTAGCACGTACACTAGGGTCGATCAAAGGTTTTCAAAAAGATGGTAAATTTGACAGAAGTATTTACGATATGTACCTTAAATCAAAGAGACTCAAGGCAAAAGTATTTGAAGAGATACTCCAAGATGAAATTATTATTACAAAACTTTTTAGTCTACTAAGTGTGGGTTCACTTCCACTTGAAGAGAAAGCAATTGGTGCGGCCATGAGCATGGCAGATAAAATAGAGTACCGTGTGTTGACAGAAGATGACGTAAACCCAAAAATAGACAGAAAAAAGCTCAAAACCTTTTGGGAAAAGAACAAAGAACAGTTTATGACTCCGAAGCGTTATGGTTTGCAGATCGTATGGATTAAAAGTAACAATACAAAGGTTACTGATGATGAGCTAAAACACTTCTACGAGACCAATAGTTTCAGTTATACTGACAAAAAAGGCAAGCAACTCTTATTCAAAGATGCAAAAAATAAAGTTTTGAAGGATCTTAAGCTCAAAAAGACTAAGAAAATAGCACAAAAGGCATACATTGCTTTTAAAAAAGGAAAGAGACAAAGTAGCGAAGAGATAACACTTTCCCTCAATGATCCAAAGCTCAGCAGAGTACTTTGGGAAACAATACAGCAAAAACAGAAAGGGGATATTCTTAAACCAAAAGTTGTCAACGATAGATATGCTACTGTTAAAATTACAGCTATTACAGAACCAAAGATTATGACATTTAAAGAAGCTGAATCAGCGGTAACAAAATTTTATAGAAAACTAATAAAAAAAGAGGCGCTGTTGTCACTTGCACAGACAACATTGAAAACACTTAAAAAATCCAATGGAAAGGTGTCTGGGTTTATAAATCTAAATAAGTTTGACAATCTTAAAAAACTAAATTCACAAGAAAGTTTACAATTTCTACAAAGACTCTTTACATCTTCGCAAAAAAAGGGTACTATTAGTGTGTCAAATAAAATAATAGTTTACAATATTATAGCACAGAAGTATCTGCCTATAGACAAAAAACAAGATCAGGTCATCAAAGATACTGTAGCTATGGTAAAACAGAAGATATTTAAATCCAATCTTATTAAAATTTTGGATACCAAATATCCAACCAAAGTATATATGGGGGGACTCACAAATTGA
- a CDS encoding symmetrical bis(5'-nucleosyl)-tetraphosphatase: protein MLQKIQFNPYYDTLWLAGDIVNRGDSSLETLEYLYNIRDAVKLVLGNHDIMLIAAYYGIRKSNPTIDPILSSPIAKELIEWLQSQKILHVDFSLGYCMAHAGISPEFDLGMAMEYAKRIETKLQSSSATEWLMKVFKCGIDRFDRHASPEDIDRYVVSSFTRMRYCYKDNQLDFKQKGAPTTEVRSKGMKPWFECDNRKEIELKIIFGHWSTLGFYHDENVLALDTGCLWGGKLTAARIDLLESKIIQLDCR, encoded by the coding sequence TTGTTACAGAAAATACAGTTTAACCCTTACTATGATACACTCTGGCTTGCAGGCGATATAGTCAATCGGGGCGATAGCTCTTTGGAGACACTGGAGTATCTCTATAACATCCGTGATGCCGTCAAGTTGGTACTGGGCAACCATGATATAATGCTTATTGCTGCCTATTATGGTATTAGAAAGTCTAACCCAACCATTGATCCAATATTGTCATCACCCATAGCAAAAGAGCTCATAGAGTGGCTACAGTCACAAAAAATCCTACATGTAGACTTCTCTTTAGGATACTGTATGGCGCATGCTGGTATCTCTCCAGAATTTGATTTAGGAATGGCAATGGAGTATGCCAAGCGTATTGAGACAAAACTACAAAGTAGCAGTGCAACAGAATGGTTGATGAAGGTATTCAAGTGTGGTATTGATCGGTTTGATAGGCATGCATCACCTGAAGACATTGACCGTTACGTTGTTAGTTCATTTACCCGTATGCGCTATTGCTATAAAGATAATCAACTCGATTTTAAACAAAAGGGTGCACCAACTACTGAAGTGAGGTCTAAGGGAATGAAGCCATGGTTTGAGTGCGATAACCGTAAGGAGATCGAATTGAAGATTATTTTTGGGCATTGGTCAACACTGGGATTCTATCATGATGAAAATGTACTTGCACTTGATACAGGATGTCTGTGGGGAGGGAAACTTACCGCTGCTCGCATTGATCTTCTTGAATCAAAAATAATTCAGTTAGATTGTAGATAA
- a CDS encoding class II aldolase and adducin N-terminal domain-containing protein, whose translation MDRYLISEIQRISHSLFEKNFFGVYHGSISARVTTNSFIINSKDTILNKVTKSSLVQLDCQKRDYRWSLANSDVYIHEHIYESISNAKYISYTMPPYATALSLKHSNVFPQDYYGQQILGEVVVYDPQQFSNWIERAPYEISKFFQKYDTHLLLIKGFGLIAYDRDITEMAKKIAILENSCRLLALSTDL comes from the coding sequence ATGGACAGATATCTCATTAGTGAGATACAACGTATCTCTCACTCTCTTTTTGAAAAAAATTTTTTTGGGGTTTATCATGGCTCCATTTCAGCACGTGTTACTACCAATAGCTTCATTATTAATTCCAAAGATACCATCCTTAATAAAGTAACCAAATCATCTCTTGTGCAACTTGATTGCCAAAAGCGTGACTATCGATGGAGTCTTGCTAACAGTGATGTATATATCCATGAGCATATATACGAAAGTATTTCTAATGCAAAATATATCAGTTATACTATGCCACCTTATGCTACAGCTTTGTCCCTCAAACATAGTAATGTTTTTCCTCAAGACTATTATGGGCAACAGATACTTGGAGAGGTTGTCGTCTATGACCCACAACAGTTTAGCAACTGGATAGAGCGAGCACCCTATGAAATCTCTAAGTTTTTTCAAAAATACGATACGCATCTACTTCTCATAAAAGGGTTTGGGCTAATAGCCTACGACAGAGACATCACTGAAATGGCTAAAAAAATTGCTATATTGGAGAACTCTTGCCGTCTACTGGCACTTAGTACTGATCTTTAG